TCCGGCCACGCCCCAAGGAATCAGGTAGTTGATGACGGTCCCGCCATCTTCCAAGACCCGACTTAACGCTAAATTAGCCAACCCGCGTTGGTTAAAGGCTTGCTTGAAGGCCTTCCCGGGTAAGATCACGGACAGGTACTGTTCGCCGACGAAGATGTTGACCCCGATGCCCCCTAAAATGGCGGCAGTGACTAGCGACCCAGATTTAGTGAGCCGGTTGACTAACGGCGTCATGGCCGTTTGAATCAGGTCGAACTTCATCAGTAAGCCCCCTAACGACAGGGTTAGGATGATCAGAGAAACCGTCCCCATCATGGAGCTAACTCCACCCCGGGATAACAGGGCGTCGACGCTGGCGTTCCCGGTCTTGGACACGAACCCAGATTCGATGGTCGTGGCTAACCCGGACAGCGAGGTCTTGGGTTGTTCGATGAAGATCATCACGATGGCCACCCCGATGTTTAAGAACAACGTGGCGATGGCCGGCACCTTCATCACGGCACAAACGACCATGATGACCAGGGGTAAGGCGGCCCACCAACTGATGGTGAAGTGCGCCTGCAGCGTGTTAACGGTCGTGGCAATCTTGCTCATCCCATTATCGCTGGCGGCCCCGGTCCCAATCACGGCGTAAATCACCAGGGAGACCAGGAAGGCCGGAATCGTCGACCACATCAGGTTACGGATGTGGCTAAACAGGTCGGCTTCGGCTACGGCGGATGCCAGGTTGGTCGAGTCGGACAGCGGCGAGGTCTTATCGCCGAAGATGGCCCCGGAGATAATTGCCCCGGCGACTAACGCGGGGTTCATCCCCATGGTTGCGCCCATCCCGAACAGGGCGATCCCCACGGTCGAAATGATGGTGAAAGCACTTCCGATGGACGACCCGATGATGG
Above is a window of Levilactobacillus zymae DNA encoding:
- the nhaC gene encoding Na+/H+ antiporter NhaC, translating into MKQAKQWQPVKLREALIVLLLMLVIMGTGVIKFGLSPQTPVMLVIALVILWARVRGADWEKIHGGIIDGIKTGIIPIFIFILIGALISVWIQAGIIPSMMVVGFHLISAKWFVPSVFLVCAIIGSSIGSAFTIISTVGIALFGMGATMGMNPALVAGAIISGAIFGDKTSPLSDSTNLASAVAEADLFSHIRNLMWSTIPAFLVSLVIYAVIGTGAASDNGMSKIATTVNTLQAHFTISWWAALPLVIMVVCAVMKVPAIATLFLNIGVAIVMIFIEQPKTSLSGLATTIESGFVSKTGNASVDALLSRGGVSSMMGTVSLIILTLSLGGLLMKFDLIQTAMTPLVNRLTKSGSLVTAAILGGIGVNIFVGEQYLSVILPGKAFKQAFNQRGLANLALSRVLEDGGTVINYLIPWGVAGAFAANTLGVSTLAYLPFCFFSLLSPVFSIISGFTGIGLKRQAPAAATNATTAVTPEASGR